A window of Diospyros lotus cultivar Yz01 chromosome 14, ASM1463336v1, whole genome shotgun sequence contains these coding sequences:
- the LOC127789593 gene encoding F-box/LRR-repeat protein 3 yields the protein MAERCEDLPDECWELIFNRLDHHSQFEALSLVCRRFLSITDRLRTCLTILYPTIHVHGTLSKLFNRFHRVKTIDLSRFHGEIDRVVLEIAGSGLNLEALDVSGSHCLAMEGLNRLGLNMKSLKVFNCAGLWRFCDSELLAIANSMPWVEELDISYPRNVFDLHREFENLSPDKANITDEGIRVLSSKLRGLRKINISGNEFLTDRSIDALCSNCVLLEEIVVQDCPLITHHSIGSLIRNSPNLGSVKVNGLRLFGSSVDLPVSGSFGYARALSCIVMHNSFVSDEFLSMLVKSDIPLKRFSLDGCFGFTFSGLSLLLQTYQYLEYFSLVGVDFLTDDHMSHLSNYLSTSIAVKLGFCSGLTHLTFAVLVKNCPLLEDIDMGRTNLGVGECNVDAVENPRIRSLKLVKNVNLTNECLGKLASMCPGLQLLDVSYCLGIDEEGILSFLRSGSKIRQLQINGCWGIKNIGTSFELPELEVLQAAKSGINDKALATIGARCRMLQNLNLKGCLGVTAGGLKEILTNCRRLREINLTSCVNVSMEDLVRLVFSRPSLRKVVPPNVSFATENQGKIFLRHGCLLGV from the coding sequence ATGGCGGAGAGGTGCGAAGATCTTCCGGACGAGTGCTGGGAACTGATATTCAATCGGCTCGACCATCACTCCCAATTCGAAGCCCTCTCTCTTGTCTGCCGGCGATTTCTTTCCATCACGGATCGGCTTCGTACCTGCCTCACGATCCTCTACCCGACAATTCATGTTCACGGTACTCTTTCTAAATTATTCAATCGATTCCACCGCGTTAAAACCATCGATCTCAGCCGATTTCATGGCGAAATAGATCGGGTCGTTCTTGAGATTGCCGGGTCTGGGTTGAACCTCGAAGCCCTAGATGTTTCGGGAAGCCATTGCCTCGCAATGGAGGGCTTGAATCGATTAGGGTTGAATATGAAGAGTTTGAAGGTTTTCAATTGTGCGGGTCTCTGGAGATTTTGTGATAGTGAATTGCTTGCAATAGCGAATTCGATGCCGTGGGTGGAGGAGCTGGATATCAGTTATCCTCGCAATGTTTTCGACTTGCATAGGGAGTTCGAGAATCTGAGCCCGGATAAAGCAAATATAACTGATGAGGGAATTAGGGTTTTGTCATCCAAATTAAGGGGCCtgagaaaaatcaatatttctggGAACGAATTCCTTACAGATAGGTCGATTGACGCCCTCTGCTCCAACTGTGTCCTCTTGGAAGAAATTGTAGTTCAGGACTGTCCACTGATTACCCATCATAGCATTGGATCTTTGATTCGCAATAGCCCCAACTTGGGTTCAGTCAAAGTTAATGGACTTAGACTCTTTGGATCTTCTGTAGACTTGCCTGTTAGTGGTTCGTTTGGTTATGCTAGAGCTTTATCCTGTATTGTGATGCATAATTCATTTGTCTCTGATGAATTTCTCTCAATGCTTGTAAAGTCTGATATTCCTTTGAAGAGGTTCAGTCTTGATGGGTGCTTTGGTTTTACATTCTCTGGACTCTCGTTGCTCTTGCAAACTTACCAGTATCTTGAGTACTTTTCTCTTGTTGGTGTTGACTTTCTCACTGATGATCACATGAGTCATTTGTCTAACTATCTCAGTACTTCAATTGCAGTAAAGCTCGGGTTTTGCTCCGGGCTAACTCATTTGACCTTTGCAGTGCTTGTAAAGAATTGTCCTCTCCTGGAGGATATTGATATGGGTAGAACAAATCTAGGTGTAGGCGAATGCAATGTAGATGCCGTAGAAAACCCACGAATCAGGTCTTTGAAATTAGTAAAGAATGTGAATCTGACCAATGAATGTCTTGGAAAACTTGCTTCAATGTGCCCCGGTTTACAACTCCTTGATGTCTCCTATTGCCTGGGTATTGATGAAGAAGGCATTTTGAGCTTTCTAAGAAGTGGCTCAAAGATTCGCCAACTGCAGATCAATGGGTGTTGGGGGATTAAGAACATTGGAACCAGTTTTGAACTTCCTGAACTGGAGGTCTTGCAAGCCGCCAAATCAGGGATCAATGACAAAGCACTGGCAACGATAGGGGCTAGGTGTCGCATGCTTCAGAATCTGAACTTGAAGGGTTGCTTGGGCGTGACAGCGGGAGGGTTGAAGGAAATTTTGACAAATTGCCGAAGGCTGAGGGAGATAAATTTGACCTCGTGTGTCAATGTAAGTATGGAGGACTTGGTTCGGCTGGTGTTTTCACGGCCGTCATTGAGGAAAGTAGTGCCGCCAAACGTCTCATTTGCTACTGAAAACCAGGGGAAAATTTTCTTGCGCCATGGATGTCTTCTTGGTGTCTGA